One stretch of Odocoileus virginianus isolate 20LAN1187 ecotype Illinois chromosome 26, Ovbor_1.2, whole genome shotgun sequence DNA includes these proteins:
- the ENTPD3 gene encoding ectonucleoside triphosphate diphosphohydrolase 3 isoform X2: MAITLIQTHQKEVLFPGPKYGIVLDAGSSRTTIYVYQWPAEKANNTGVVSQTFKCNVKGSGISNYAKNPQDAPKAFEDCMQKVKGHIPVHLHESTCVYLGATAGMRLLRLQNETAANEVLESIENYFESQPFDFRDAQIISGQEEGIYGWITANYLMGNFLEKSLWHMWVHPSGKETTGALDLGGASTQISFTAEEKVGLNTSDIMKVTLYGYEYTLYTHSFQCYGQNEAEKRFLATLVQDYTTETTFTNPCYPQNYTTTFTEAQVFGSLCTENLRPERYNPNNIITFEGTGDPSLCREKVAFLFNFSACRDHEACSFDGVYQPRVKGSFVAFAGFYYTANAFNLSGSFSLHTFNLSTWNFCSKNWNQLPLLLPRFDEQYARSYCFSAHYIYHLLLSGYKFTEESWPQIHFKKEVGNSSIAWSLGYMLSLTNQIPAESPLIRLPIEPSAFVGTLAFFAAVAMLCLTYLVYLCVLSRNQRRSQHALDNMVDSE; the protein is encoded by the exons ATGGCTATCACACTCATCCAGACACACCAGAAAGAGGTCCTCTTTCCAGGACCAAAG TATGGAATTGTACTTGATGCCGGGTCTTCCAGAACCACAATCTACGTGTATCAATGGCCAGCAGAAAAGgcaaataatactggagtggtcagTCAAACCTTCAAATGCAACGTGAAAG GCTCTGGGATCTCCAACTATGCGAAAAACCCCCAAGATGCCCCCAAAGCCTTTGAGGATTGCATGCAAAAAGTCAAGGGGCACATTCCAGTCCATCTCCATGAGTCCACCTGCGTTTACCTGGGGGCCACAGCTGGGATGCGATTACTGAG GTTGCAAAACGAAACAGCAGCTAATGAAGTCCTTGAGAGCATTGAAAACTACTTCGAGTCTCAGCCCTTTGATTTTAGGGATGCTCAAATCATTTCTGGGCAAGAGGAAGGGATATATGGATGGATTACAGCCAACTATTTAATGGGAAATTTCCTGGAG AAGAGCCTGTGGCATATGTGGGTGCATCCGAGTGGAAAGGAGACCACAGGTGCCCTGGATTTGGGTGGTGCCTCCACCCAGATATCCTTCACGGCAGAAGAGAAGGTGGGGCTGAACACCAGCGACATCATGAAGGTGACCTTGTATGGCTATGAATACACACTCTACACACACAGCTTCCAGTGCTATGGCCAAAACGAGGCTGAGAAGAGGTTTCTGGCAACCCTCGTTCAG GATTATACCACTGAAACCACGTTCACCAACCCTTGTTACCCTCAGAATTACACCACCACCTTCACTGAGGCACAGGTGTTTGGCAGCCTGTGTACAGAGAACCTGAGACCTGAAAGATATAATCCCAACAACATCATCACTTTTGAAGGAACTGGGGACCCATCACTGTGTAGGGAAAAGGTGGCTTTCCTATTTAACTTCAGCGCTTGCCGTGATCACGAAGCTTGTTCCTTTGATGGGGTGTATCAGCCAAGAGTTAAAGGGTCATTTGTG GCTTTTGCAGGATTCTACTACACAGCCAATGCTTTCAACCTTTCGGGTAGCTTTTCTCTGCACACCTTCAACTTGAGCACCTGGAATTTCTGCTCAAAGAATTGGAATCAG CTCCCACTGCTGCTGCCCCGGTTTGATGAGCAGTATGCACGCTCCTACTGCTTCTCGGCCCACTATATCTACCATTTGCTTCTAAGTGGATACAAATTCACCGAGGAGAGCTGGccccaaatacattttaaaaaggaa GTGGGGAATAGCAGCATAGCCTGGTCTCTCGGCTACATGCTCAGCCTGACCAACCAGATCCCAGCCGAAAGCCCCCTCATCCGCCTGCCCATCGAGCCATCTGCCTTCGTGGGCACCCTCGCCTTCTTTGCGGCAGTGGCCATGCTGTGTCTGACGTATCTCGTGTACTTGTGTGTGTTGTCCAGGAATCAGAGGCGCTCCCAGCATGCCTTGGACAACATGGTGGACTCTGAGTGA
- the ENTPD3 gene encoding ectonucleoside triphosphate diphosphohydrolase 3 isoform X1, with amino-acid sequence MFTVLTRQPCEQAGLKVLSRTPAIIALVVLFLSIVVFMAITLIQTHQKEVLFPGPKYGIVLDAGSSRTTIYVYQWPAEKANNTGVVSQTFKCNVKGSGISNYAKNPQDAPKAFEDCMQKVKGHIPVHLHESTCVYLGATAGMRLLRLQNETAANEVLESIENYFESQPFDFRDAQIISGQEEGIYGWITANYLMGNFLEKSLWHMWVHPSGKETTGALDLGGASTQISFTAEEKVGLNTSDIMKVTLYGYEYTLYTHSFQCYGQNEAEKRFLATLVQDYTTETTFTNPCYPQNYTTTFTEAQVFGSLCTENLRPERYNPNNIITFEGTGDPSLCREKVAFLFNFSACRDHEACSFDGVYQPRVKGSFVAFAGFYYTANAFNLSGSFSLHTFNLSTWNFCSKNWNQLPLLLPRFDEQYARSYCFSAHYIYHLLLSGYKFTEESWPQIHFKKEVGNSSIAWSLGYMLSLTNQIPAESPLIRLPIEPSAFVGTLAFFAAVAMLCLTYLVYLCVLSRNQRRSQHALDNMVDSE; translated from the exons GCCTCAAGGTCCTCTCCCGAACTCCAGCCATCATCGCCTTGGTGGTCTTGTTTTTGAGCATTGTGGTGTTTATGGCTATCACACTCATCCAGACACACCAGAAAGAGGTCCTCTTTCCAGGACCAAAG TATGGAATTGTACTTGATGCCGGGTCTTCCAGAACCACAATCTACGTGTATCAATGGCCAGCAGAAAAGgcaaataatactggagtggtcagTCAAACCTTCAAATGCAACGTGAAAG GCTCTGGGATCTCCAACTATGCGAAAAACCCCCAAGATGCCCCCAAAGCCTTTGAGGATTGCATGCAAAAAGTCAAGGGGCACATTCCAGTCCATCTCCATGAGTCCACCTGCGTTTACCTGGGGGCCACAGCTGGGATGCGATTACTGAG GTTGCAAAACGAAACAGCAGCTAATGAAGTCCTTGAGAGCATTGAAAACTACTTCGAGTCTCAGCCCTTTGATTTTAGGGATGCTCAAATCATTTCTGGGCAAGAGGAAGGGATATATGGATGGATTACAGCCAACTATTTAATGGGAAATTTCCTGGAG AAGAGCCTGTGGCATATGTGGGTGCATCCGAGTGGAAAGGAGACCACAGGTGCCCTGGATTTGGGTGGTGCCTCCACCCAGATATCCTTCACGGCAGAAGAGAAGGTGGGGCTGAACACCAGCGACATCATGAAGGTGACCTTGTATGGCTATGAATACACACTCTACACACACAGCTTCCAGTGCTATGGCCAAAACGAGGCTGAGAAGAGGTTTCTGGCAACCCTCGTTCAG GATTATACCACTGAAACCACGTTCACCAACCCTTGTTACCCTCAGAATTACACCACCACCTTCACTGAGGCACAGGTGTTTGGCAGCCTGTGTACAGAGAACCTGAGACCTGAAAGATATAATCCCAACAACATCATCACTTTTGAAGGAACTGGGGACCCATCACTGTGTAGGGAAAAGGTGGCTTTCCTATTTAACTTCAGCGCTTGCCGTGATCACGAAGCTTGTTCCTTTGATGGGGTGTATCAGCCAAGAGTTAAAGGGTCATTTGTG GCTTTTGCAGGATTCTACTACACAGCCAATGCTTTCAACCTTTCGGGTAGCTTTTCTCTGCACACCTTCAACTTGAGCACCTGGAATTTCTGCTCAAAGAATTGGAATCAG CTCCCACTGCTGCTGCCCCGGTTTGATGAGCAGTATGCACGCTCCTACTGCTTCTCGGCCCACTATATCTACCATTTGCTTCTAAGTGGATACAAATTCACCGAGGAGAGCTGGccccaaatacattttaaaaaggaa GTGGGGAATAGCAGCATAGCCTGGTCTCTCGGCTACATGCTCAGCCTGACCAACCAGATCCCAGCCGAAAGCCCCCTCATCCGCCTGCCCATCGAGCCATCTGCCTTCGTGGGCACCCTCGCCTTCTTTGCGGCAGTGGCCATGCTGTGTCTGACGTATCTCGTGTACTTGTGTGTGTTGTCCAGGAATCAGAGGCGCTCCCAGCATGCCTTGGACAACATGGTGGACTCTGAGTGA
- the ENTPD3 gene encoding ectonucleoside triphosphate diphosphohydrolase 3 isoform X3: MFTVLTRQPCEQAGLKVLSRTPAIIALVVLFLSIVVFMAITLIQTHQKEVLFPGPKYGIVLDAGSSRTTIYVYQWPAEKANNTGVVSQTFKCNVKGSGISNYAKNPQDAPKAFEDCMQKVKGHIPVHLHESTCVYLGATAGMRLLRLQNETAANEVLESIENYFESQPFDFRDAQIISGQEEGIYGWITANYLMGNFLEKSLWHMWVHPSGKETTGALDLGGASTQISFTAEEKVGLNTSDIMKVTLYGYEYTLYTHSFQCYGQNEAEKRFLATLVQAFAGFYYTANAFNLSGSFSLHTFNLSTWNFCSKNWNQLPLLLPRFDEQYARSYCFSAHYIYHLLLSGYKFTEESWPQIHFKKEVGNSSIAWSLGYMLSLTNQIPAESPLIRLPIEPSAFVGTLAFFAAVAMLCLTYLVYLCVLSRNQRRSQHALDNMVDSE, translated from the exons GCCTCAAGGTCCTCTCCCGAACTCCAGCCATCATCGCCTTGGTGGTCTTGTTTTTGAGCATTGTGGTGTTTATGGCTATCACACTCATCCAGACACACCAGAAAGAGGTCCTCTTTCCAGGACCAAAG TATGGAATTGTACTTGATGCCGGGTCTTCCAGAACCACAATCTACGTGTATCAATGGCCAGCAGAAAAGgcaaataatactggagtggtcagTCAAACCTTCAAATGCAACGTGAAAG GCTCTGGGATCTCCAACTATGCGAAAAACCCCCAAGATGCCCCCAAAGCCTTTGAGGATTGCATGCAAAAAGTCAAGGGGCACATTCCAGTCCATCTCCATGAGTCCACCTGCGTTTACCTGGGGGCCACAGCTGGGATGCGATTACTGAG GTTGCAAAACGAAACAGCAGCTAATGAAGTCCTTGAGAGCATTGAAAACTACTTCGAGTCTCAGCCCTTTGATTTTAGGGATGCTCAAATCATTTCTGGGCAAGAGGAAGGGATATATGGATGGATTACAGCCAACTATTTAATGGGAAATTTCCTGGAG AAGAGCCTGTGGCATATGTGGGTGCATCCGAGTGGAAAGGAGACCACAGGTGCCCTGGATTTGGGTGGTGCCTCCACCCAGATATCCTTCACGGCAGAAGAGAAGGTGGGGCTGAACACCAGCGACATCATGAAGGTGACCTTGTATGGCTATGAATACACACTCTACACACACAGCTTCCAGTGCTATGGCCAAAACGAGGCTGAGAAGAGGTTTCTGGCAACCCTCGTTCAG GCTTTTGCAGGATTCTACTACACAGCCAATGCTTTCAACCTTTCGGGTAGCTTTTCTCTGCACACCTTCAACTTGAGCACCTGGAATTTCTGCTCAAAGAATTGGAATCAG CTCCCACTGCTGCTGCCCCGGTTTGATGAGCAGTATGCACGCTCCTACTGCTTCTCGGCCCACTATATCTACCATTTGCTTCTAAGTGGATACAAATTCACCGAGGAGAGCTGGccccaaatacattttaaaaaggaa GTGGGGAATAGCAGCATAGCCTGGTCTCTCGGCTACATGCTCAGCCTGACCAACCAGATCCCAGCCGAAAGCCCCCTCATCCGCCTGCCCATCGAGCCATCTGCCTTCGTGGGCACCCTCGCCTTCTTTGCGGCAGTGGCCATGCTGTGTCTGACGTATCTCGTGTACTTGTGTGTGTTGTCCAGGAATCAGAGGCGCTCCCAGCATGCCTTGGACAACATGGTGGACTCTGAGTGA